Proteins encoded in a region of the Spirochaetota bacterium genome:
- the cas4 gene encoding CRISPR-associated protein Cas4, translated as MDIRFLAYIQWDYNCLYIKIEMEVNGTLIWYYTICKREAWLIGHRIVPDQKDNRIMIGRHIHKYFFSREKAKEVLIDNTIKVDLVKGRCLIVEIKKSSKFIDSTRWQLLFYLYYLKHKKGVVMEGEISIPDEKKRVLVRLSEESEKEIERMIGEIEELLKQEKPPKPEWIKYCKVCGYKEMCWV; from the coding sequence TTCTGGCTTACATACAGTGGGACTACAACTGTCTATATATCAAGATAGAAATGGAAGTTAATGGAACTCTAATCTGGTATTACACCATCTGCAAGAGAGAGGCTTGGCTTATTGGACATAGGATAGTTCCAGATCAGAAGGATAACAGAATAATGATTGGAAGACATATTCACAAATACTTCTTCTCAAGAGAAAAAGCAAAAGAAGTTTTGATTGACAATACTATCAAAGTTGACCTAGTCAAAGGAAGGTGTTTGATTGTTGAGATAAAAAAGAGTTCCAAATTCATAGACAGCACACGGTGGCAACTACTCTTCTACCTTTACTACCTAAAACACAAAAAAGGAGTTGTGATGGAAGGAGAAATTAGCATTCCTGATGAGAAAAAGAGAGTATTAGTAAGACTCTCCGAAGAAAGTGAAAAAGAGATTGAAAGGATGATAGGTGAAATTGAAGAACTTCTTAAGCAAGAAAAACCACCGAAGCCCGAGTGGATAAAATACTGTAAGGTTTGCGGATACAAGGAGATGTGCTGGGTTTAA